DNA sequence from the Paenibacillus azoreducens genome:
TGGAACGCTGCAAATGACAGCCTCCGTAAAGCCGGAGGGCGCTACCAATAAAGCGGTGACGTGGTCGGTGTCAGATCCGAGCAAGGCATGGATCGATGCGAGCGGATTGCTGACCGCGAAAGCCAACGGCAGGGTTGAAGTCAGGGCTGCTGCGCAAGACGATTCGAATGTAACAGGCAAAACCATCATTACGATCAGCGGCCAACTCATAAGCTTCGATGCGGATGCCGAAGTGCTGGATCGTGAAATTTCGGTTGATTTATCGCAAGAAGGCAAGGCGGACTGGATTCGCTTTGGCGGGGATAAGACGATCAAGTCCAGAAAAAATATCGGTCAACCGCTTCTTCAGTTCCAACCGTTCAACACGCAGGCCGTTCATCAAATGTACGACTACAAAGGAAGATTTACATGGAATGACGGGAATCCGACGGCGGCGGGAGATAACGAACGTTACGGCATCTATATGGCGGATCTTTACAGCGGGTGGCAAATAACGGTTCCGCCCGGCCAACATGAAACGACTGTCAAAGTGTATACAGGGGGTTGGGCATCGAAGGGAAGAATCGAAGCATTATTCGGCGACAGCAGTACGCCGGTGTATACGGATCACTACGATAACAAAGGCGAAAACAGCATTCATAAAGTATATACCTTCAGGTTCAACGGCGGGGAGTCAAACCAATCCCTGATTATCAAGGGGAAAGTGGAAGGGCAATACCACCCGAGCGGCAACGTGACGCTTGCGGCAGCCGTCATGTCAAACTCGGTGAGCGAAAATGCGCCAAAATGGCCGGAAGGCAGCGTATTAACGGCTTCGGACATTACGAGCAGCAGTGCCGTATTAACATGGAGCGGCGCCGACAATTCGACAACCAAATATAAAATCTATCAGGACAATCAATGGATCGGCACGGTTGGAAGCGATGTTAAAAGTTATAAAGTTTCCGAATTGGTAGCCGGCGTTACTTATACCTTTAGAGTCGAAGCAGGAAACGCCTCGGGAGATTGGAGCTTGACCGGACCTTCCGCATCCGTGCAGACAAAACCTGATCATCCAGCGGAAGTGGAGGCCATTAAGCCAATCGAAGTGCTTACTTCCCCCGGTAAGAAACCGGACCTTCCGGATAAAGTGACGGCATCGTACGCAGATGGAAGAACGGAAGAATTAGCAGTGGAATGGCCCAAGATCGATCCGAAACGATATGAGAAACCGGGAACCTTTACGGTAGAAGGTACCGTTGCCGGAACGGATAAAAAAGCCACAGCGAACATTTTCGTCGCATACGAACAGAATCAATTTATAGTTGCGCCTGCCTTTAATATGGATAAGTTGGAACCAGACAGAACGCTGCAAGCCAGCGTCATCGTGAAAAATAACAGTTCACTGGCTGAAAACGTATTGGTGATTGCCGCTCTTTATGATCAGGATCAGAGGATGGTGGATCTTTCAAGCTATTCGAAAAAAATCGATGTGGGCGCAACCGAAAAATTAGCGGCTGGATTCAAGCTTCCAAACCGTATTCAAGGGCATCAGGTGAAAGTGTTTGTATGGAGAGGCGAAAAGATCGAAAACTCGCCGATGAAGCCATTGTCAAGCGAAGTCATTCTGAAGTAAAGGTAAAGCGTAGCGTCTTTCCGGAAGGCGCTGTGCCTTCCCGCATCCCTGTTTCGCAAGGTGTGATTCATCGGCTAATGCTGCGCTCGTTTTTGACCGCATACTGCCACGGGAATATCAAACGGATCCCTTGCGGGAATTGGACCCCGGGCATGGGTTGGACGAAATCGTGACAGGAGGGTATTTATGTTCAGTTTACAAAGGGGTAAAGCAGCGGCATGGATATGCTTGATCGCTCTGGTGTTCATGTGTTTTGGCGTGATGAATCCGGAAGCCCGCGTCTATGCGGATCGAATTACGGCCTTGGATGATTCGCAGCCTGAGGAGCCACTGGCGTTTTCTACCGCATGGAACATGGAATCATTGGAGCCGGGCAAGCTGCTTACCGCAGAGGTTAAGATTGCGAACCGGCAGAAGCATTCACAGCGAATCCTGGTCATGATGGCCCTGTATGACGGACAGGGCAAAATGGAAGGCATCTCTTACGTTTCGCGAACGATTGGCGGAGGAAGCGAAGAACGATTCATCCCCGGAATCCGGCTGCCGAAGAAACTGAACGGCCATACAGCCAAAGTGATGGTCTGGGAGGGAGATAACCTGAACGCAACGACGATGCAGCCGCTTACGGATATTGGCATTAATAAATAGATTCGTAAAGATGTTACGTGTCGAAACCATGAACCATCGTAGAGGAGGGGTTATATGTTCCGTTTCACCAGGTTTCGTAAATCGATCATGACCTGGATCTGTATTGTCTTATTGTTATTCACTACTCTGGTTCCGGTTAGCCAACAAGCTTTCGCGGGTGCAGCAACAGGAGCCGCCCTAGCGGCAGAAATTCCGGAAGCAGCGGTAAACGAGGGGGATGGAGCCGTAACGGAAACCCCTTCCGAAGCTCCAAGTGAACACCCCAAGGCGGAAGTTCCAAATGAACTTCCAAAGGAAGAAGTTCCAAGCGAACTTCCGACGGCGGAAGTTCCAAATGAACCTCTGAAGGAAGAAGCTCCAAGCGAACTCCCGAAGGCGGAAGTTCCAAATGAACCTCCGAAGGAAGAAGCTCCAAGCGAACTCCCAAGGAAAGACGTTTCAGCAGCCCCCGAAGAAAACAGCTATATGAATGTCCAGTCTGACATTCTGGATCAAGAAATTCTCGTCAACCTGACAGATGAGGGAAACATTGATTGGATCCGTCTGGGAGACGAAGAAAAGGGAATCAAGGCCAGAAAAAACATCGGCGGAGAGAAAATCAGGTTTAACGTGTTTAATGGCGGAATGAACAAATTTACCGACTACATCGCCAAGTTTACCTGGAATGACGGCAAGCCGGTGGCAAAGGGCGACAACGAAAGATACGGCACATTTGTCCGCGACATAAACGGAGGCTGGCAGATCACCGTTCCAACCTCAACGCGGGAAATGAAGTTGAAGGTGTATGCGGGCGCCTGGGCTTCCAAGGGGAAAATCGAGGCATTTTTCAGCGACAACAGCGTTCCCGTATTTGTAGACAATTATGATACTGTGAACGATTCAGCCGTACGCAAGGTTTATTCCCTATCATTCAAAGGCAGCGGAGCTAAACAGTCGTTAATCGTCAAAGGAACCGTTGAGGGCAAATACCATGATTGGGGCAATGTATCGCTGGCGGCAGCGGGATTATGGGCGTCTGCAAGCGAGAACGCTCCCGTCTGGCCGGAAGGCAGTGCTCTGAAAGCCACGGACATAACCGAAAATAGTGCCGTATTATCCTGGAATGCTGCCGAAGATCCGAATGGAGTGTCGGAATATCGAATCTATCAGGATAACGTCGAAATTGCTTCAGTAAAAGGGGACGCAACATCGTACGAGGTATCTGGCCTAGCGGCAGGCAATACTTATCATTTCAGCGTAGAAGCGGGTAATCAGGCGGGTGAGTGGACCATTAACGGCCCATCCACATCGGTATCCACAACACGTTTTCATTACATTGGCGATATCGTGTCCTTTGAGCGGGAAGGGGACAACACGCTTGTTTTTGACGCTTCGCCCGCGAAGGTGAGGATCAAAGCGGTATCGCCGGAAATCGTTAAGGTTTGGGCCGAACCTGCTGGTGAATTCGACAGAAAATATGAATCGGTCGCGATCGTGAATGACGATCTGGGCGGCAGCCTTACTCTCGATGAGAAGGGAGACTACTACGAAGTACGTACTTCCAAATTGCTGATAAAAGTATTCAAAGCACCTTTCCGTCTGGAATATTACGACCTGCAAGGCAATCTTCTGAGCAAAAGCAAGGAAGGCAAAAGCATGGGGTGGAACGGAAAAGGCGAGGTGGGCGTCTGGAATGAAGTCCAAAGCGGCGAACATTTCTGGGGTTTGGGAGAGAAAACCGAATCTTTTGACCGCAGCGGCCAAAAGATTTATGAATGGGGCGTCGATTTGGGAGGCGCGAGCTGGGATGCAATGGCTCCGGCGGTCGGCGAAGGAAGATGGTACGGCGCGAACCCGCATTTTATGAGCTCGAAGGGGTATTCGATCTATTTTGACAATACGAGCAGAACATGCTTTGACATGGGGAAAAGCGAACCCGGCACGTATTCGTTCAGTTCCCTGGACCCGGCCGCCGGGGGAGAATTGTTATACTATTTCATTTACGGTCCGACCCCGAAACAGATGGTTCAAAAACTTACCGATTTGACGGGAAAACATTTTATGCCACCGATGTGGGCGTTCGGCAACATGCAGAGCCATTGGGGATACACGCAAGCGGATATTGAGCGGGTGGCCAAGGAATACAGGCAGCGGCAAATTCCACTGGACGTGATGTATTCGGATATCGAATGGTATGCCAAATATTGTGCCCCTTCCGAGTGGAACAGCGACAACTTTCCCGACCCTGCCGGAATGTTCAGGAAATTGCGTGATCTCGGCATGAAAGTGTCGTTCATCGATGACCCGAATATAACGGTATCCGCGAAGGATTATGGCATTGCGGATGACAAAGGTTATTTTATCCGGGACTCGAGCGGCAAAACGAAAAATGTTAATTGGCCTTGGGGAGATGAGTCTGGAGTCATCGACTTCTTTAACCCCGAAGCGCGCAAGTGGTGGGGGGATTTGCACAATCATTTGGCAGACCTGGGGGTTAATGCTTTCTGGACCGATATGAATGAGCCGGCGAGATACAATGCGGATTGGCGTTTTTGGAACGGGGAAGGCAAAGAGGAAGGCGATATCGGCGAAATGCATAATGCCTACGCGATCATGCACCAAAAGTCCATGTTTGATTGGTATAAGGGATATACGCAAAAAAGACCTTTTATACTGACCCGTTCTTTCTTTACGGGTTCTCAGAGATATGCCGCTCCATGGTCGGGCGATATCGAATCCGGTTGGGAAAGCATGGGGCAGCAGATCGGACTCGGAACCGGAATTTCCCTGTCCGGATTTAACATGTGGGGTTTTGATATCGGCGGATTTTCGGGCAATCCTACACCGGATCAGTTCAAACGCTGGATTGAATTGGCGTCCTTTATGCCTGTGCACAGGTTCCACTACGCGAAGTGGGGAAATCCTCAGGAGGCCTGGGAAAATGGGGCCGAAGACGTCGCGAGAAAATACATTTTGCAGCGCCAGCGCCTGATTCCGTATTTCTATTCTTATATGGCGGACAGCGTCATCGGGACGGGCATGGAAGGAGAGTATGGCAGCGGAGGAACCGGCCTGCCGCTGATGCGGGCGATGATGCTGGAATATCCGGACGACAGCGCCACGTATAACATGGACTCCCAATTCATGAACGGTCAAAGTTTTCTTGTGGCGCCCGTCACGGATAACGGCACGATGAAAGACGTCTATCTCCCCGCAGGAGACTGGTATGACTATTCCGACGGAAAAACTGTATACGAAGGGAACCGGACGCTCCGTTACCCGGCGCCGCTCGATAAACTTCCGGTATTCGTTAAAGCGGGCGCCATTATTCCGATGACTCCCGCCATGCAGTATGTCGGCGAGAAGAAAATCGATGTCATGACGATGGATGTTTATCCGCAGCGGGCCGGCGGCACTTCTTCATTTGTTTTATACGAGGATGACGGCGAAAGCTTGGGGTACGAACAGGGCCGGTACAGCACCACGAAGTTTGAAAATACGGTACATCCGGGAGCGGACGGCGCGACAAATACGTTTAAAATTAATGCAAGGCAGCAGGGGAAAGGCAGATTCGAGCCGGATCCACGAAGTTATATGCTGCAGTTTCATCAAACGGTTAGGAATGACATGACCGTACGTCAAGATGGCATAATTCTTCAAGAATACACATCGCTGAATGAATTGGAAAAGGCGGAATCCGGCTGGTTTACGGATCGTAATTCATTGATCACCTATGTGAAAATTCCGGATCGCGGCCAAGAGACCGTCATCGAGTTGTCAGGCCGGTTAACCGGCGACAATCCATTTACCGTGGCTTCTTCTTTTAATCTAAGTAAACTGGAAGCGGGAAAAGTCTTGCATGCGGACATCACCGTGAAAAACAACGGCGCCTATGCGGATACCGTATTGATCATGGCCGCTTTGTACGACCAAGCGGGAGACATCGTTAACGTTTCGAGTATACCGAAAACGATCGGAGCAGGAACAGCGGAAGTCGTGAAGGCAGGCTTCAAACTTCCAGACCGAATCCAGGGGCATCGGGTCAAAATATTCGTCCGGGACGGAAGCAGTCCCGAAGCGAAACCGTTCAAGCTTTTATCCAATGAACTGGTTGTTCAATAAAAGGGAGATGGTGAGATGAAAAAACATGCCGGATTTATGATAGCAGCGTTGTTCGCCTTGTTCTTGATGCTGCCGTTAAGCGCGGGAGCCGAGGAAGCGGTTGCGATCAAAGGAATGAAAGCGGCAATGGACAAAACGACGAAAAAAGTATCCATCGAAGGGATGGTTGTAGGTAGTTCTGCCGTGAATGTAACGCTGAAAGTGCTTGATCCCGGAGGCGAAATCGATTATGTGGATCAAACCAAAAGCGCGGAGAACGGGAAATTCAGTTTTGCATTTACGCTTTCAAGTTCGCTGAAAGGCACTTATACGGCATATGTCGGCACAGAACGCCTGAGTGAGCCGGAGAAGATTACTTTTGAGTATAAAGACGGCAGCCCTGGCGGAGGCGGCGATAACGGCGGAGTTGGCGGCGGCAACGGAGGAAGCGGCGGAAACGGCAGCGGGGCAGGCGGCAATCCGACAGCACCAAGCGATTCCGACTTGCTTCAATTGCAAGCGGACGGTTCCGTCAAGGCGGTGATCGAAACCAAGCTTGAGCAAGATGGAACAACTGCGGCAGGTGCGGTTGGCGAGCAGGATTTGCAGAAAGGGTTCGCGAAGGCGAAAGCGGGCCAAGAGGGTAAAAAGAAAGCGATTATTGAGCTTAAAGAACGCAAAGAGGCGAAGAAATATGCCCTTGATCTTCCTGTATCGTATCTATCCGCTCATCCTGAATGGATCATTGAAGTGAGAACGCCTAAGGCAGCGGCAATTTTGCCTGGACATATGCTGCAAGAGATGGAGGCCAAAGGGAAGAACTTCCGTTTCATCATCGCTGAGGCTAAGGCCGAAGGCGTGGAAAAAAAGGTGAAAGAGCAAATCGGTCCTCGGCCGGTCATTGAAATTCTGGCAGAAATGGATGGAAAGGCGATCCGCTGGGCGAATGAACTCGCTCCTGTTACTGTAAAGATCCCTTATTCGTCCGGCGCGAATGAAGAGGCTGCGCGAATCGGCGTACTTGATATAAGCGAACAAGGCCAAGCAAAAGCGGTGCCGCAGGCTGCGTATAACAAAGCCGATCAGTTCGTGCAATTCCGGACTGGGCATACAGGAACTTATGCGGTCATCAATACGGGAATGGAGTCTAGTACCCCTGCGAGTCAGCCTTTTGAGGATCTCGGCAACTACCCGTGGGCTCAGCAGGCGATCGGGGAATTGGCTGCAAAAGGAATCGTAAAAGGGACTTCCCCGAAAACATTCAGCCCTGCCGATCAAGTGACCCGAGCCGATTTTGTTCTGATGCTCGTCAGAGCTTTGGATTTGCAGGCTGACGCAGCAGGCGGTTTTGCGGATGTGAAGCCAAACGATTATTACTATGAGGCGGTAGGTATTGCCAAAAAATTGGGTATCGTTACCGGAATCAGCGGCGAGCGTTTTGAACCGAAAGCGGAGATCACCCGGCAGGATATGATGGTCATGACGGCCAGAGCGTTGGAGGCGTCAGGGAAAGGAATCCAAGGGAAGAAGGAGGATCTTGCCGGATACCAAGATGCAGCGAAAGTGGCGGACTACGCCGCGACCAGCGTTGCGGGCTTGATTTCGCAAGGCCTGATTCAGGGCAGCAACGGTTTGATCCATCCGCACAGCCATGCCACCCGAGCGGAGACGGCTGTCCTGATATACCGGATTTTCCGTTTATAATCTGAGATTTGGTTTGCATGGCATAAGGAAAGCCCCTGGCTGCAGCTCAACTGCAGCTAGGGGTAAAGCAGATCTTAGAAGCGCAGGGGAGTCCCATACCTTCACAACCTCATGAATTTAGTTTAAAACACGAAGCGCCCTGTCCGGGCGCTTTTTGTGCATTCAGCCAGATTGAAACTAGCGCTTTGCAAAACCTATATCCCTTGTTTGATCTGCTGGCGGTTGTCCCACAACAGCTTGCGCAGGTTCGACTTGGAACCCTGAATCACGAAATATGGAATTTGGTACTGCTTGGCCACTTCAATGGTGCCCCATGATGCCCGGTGGGAGGTGGCTGTCAGCAGGAGAAACAAAGCCTGGGAGGATTTCAAATCCGGATATACTCTTTCAGGACTTGTGCCATTTTCATGGATCAGTTCAGCTCCGGTTTCTACGACCACGGACTCGAACCATTTCCGCTGGCCGCCGATGATCACAATTTTGCATCCTTCCAGGAACGGTTCCGGTTTTTCTTTTTTGGGGCCATAGTCAGTTATAGCTGTGCTTGGGGTGGAGGCGCCCGTTTTGGTTTCCGCAGGTACGGGACCATTAACCGGATACAGGCGAACCAGGCGGGCAACGCGGCTGTTTTCGGCAATATTAAAGGTGCAGGGCGCGCCGTCGACGGGCTTTTGAATTTCGATGTCTTTATAATGGATGGGGTAACGTTGGTCGGGATGATTCATGTCCACGCAATACCATACATGATACGCTCCCAGCAGAACATACCCTTTAAACTGCCGGACCGGGCTGTATGTGTCGTCGCCTTGAAACAAAACCTCAATGTCGTAATAAACCGTCCCATCTTTGGGTTTTGGCCTGCATAATACTTCCGCTTCGTGTTGCAAATCATGTTGATATACCATCGATTCGGTAATATTGAATACCTCGCCGTTTTCCAGGCTGATATATCCTCCATGATCGCGCCGGTAAAATATGCCGTTAAAGGTTTGCACCTCATCCTCATCCGGCTTATTTTGTTCTGCCTCCATCATCTGAGTGGTTTCCGCAGGTGGTGCTTCAGGCTGTTCTACCGCCGATTCGGGCTCGTCCTGATCCAGATAATCCTCAAGCAAGTCCATCAGATCGAGAATCTTTTTTAACTGTGCGCGCAGCTCGCTTTTATGAGGAGAGTTCTTCAGCTTGCGGTTGATCTCGTCCATATTTTCGTATAACCCGGAGAGCAAGTGGGAAGCCGATTCTTTGGAATCCTGGGAGCGGTGCCCCATTTCACGGATTTCCCGTTTAAGGGCAGAGAGTTCCTTGTCTTTTTGTATCACTAATTTTTCCGACTTGCTGAGCGCCTTGCCTGCATCTTGCAATTGTTCGAGCAGCGCGTTTTTTTCTTCTTCCCAGTTGGTTTGCAGTTGTTTCCAGAATAGTTCATGCTTTTTTTGCCTGTTTCGGGATTCTTGCCATTGTTCTCTGTCCTGCTGCATTTTTAGTTCAAGCTGTTGCTCCTTTAGCGCCGCTTGCTCCAGTTTGAGCTGCTGCTGCATCAACAGTTTGGTTTTGTGATCCAGTTCTTTGCGCAGCGACTGTTTGGTGCGTTCGGCTTCTTGAAGTTTGGCGGCGAGGTTATCGATTTTATTTTTCAGCTTCTGTTCTCTTGCCGTGTTCAGATCGGAAGGGACGGGGAGCTCTTCTTTAACGGCCGAGGCTTCGATGTTGGGTGCGTCGATTTGAGCGAGTCTTGTCTTGAAAAGTTCAATTTGGCTGTGCCACGAATCATGCAGAGGTTCGCGCGCGGGATGGAAGTATAAGGCCCAATACGTATGATACAGGCCGCAACGGTTGGATAGCGGTTCAAGCTCACGTATAAAGGTATCCCATGTGCTTTCGTCTTCGTTTTCGATCAGGTTAGCGACTTCGTAAATGAGGGCGGAGATGAACTGACGCTTTCGGTTGTTATCTTTTGCAGCTTGTAAAATAAACTGGTTGATCTCTTTTTGGAACAAGAGATGCGGGAATTTCTTGCGCTGGTTATGAAAAAAGGTGATATCAAGGTTAGAAGCCATTTCCTGCTTGCCTTTATCATTCATTTCTTTTAGCAAACCGCGTATTTCAGGCAGCTGCAGGGGGAGGGGGTCTTCCCTGTTAACAAGGTTTTGGTATTTGTGAATATCCTCTCTGATCGTCGGCTGAGAAGAGTCGTTTAACCATTTCCTGATCATTTTGGAATTGATTTTACTAGCCATAGGAGTCCCCCTCGAGAATGATAATAAAAATGCTTGCTTGGTTTGAAAAAGCGGAGCATAGATGAATGGCTTGTTTGAGTTTGGAGGTAGATCGTTCATTTCTTATAAATATAAGGATTTTGCAAAAATCCAATAAGCGGCTTTAAAGAATCTCTCCGGGACCCGCCCATCATCCACAAAAGCTGTAACGGACACCAGAGACTGGTGACTTTTGGACGACGCTAACGACACCGCATCGTCCACTAAAGCTTATAACGGACACCAGAGACGCTAAGAGGCTGAAAAAGGCCGATCCCAATTTGTAACGGACATCCTGCATCTTAGAAGCGAAAAACTTGGTCAAAAGGCCGATTCCGGCGCTCTAAGCTGCAAATATGTCCGTTAGACTTGCGCCATGAGCGAAATGATGCATCTAAGCGTCCATTATGTCCGTTAGAATCCAAGCGCCGCCCATTTTTCTTTTGACTAGTAATTTTTGACAAAAGGTATGCGGTATCCTGCTTTTTAGTAGAAAAAAAGTTCACCAAGGACAACGTAACACGCCACAATACAAAAAAGAGGGGGGGCCGTCGAGTGGATGTTATTTAGATGTAAGCGGAGAGTTCATGAAGATTGGCTTTTCCCGCCATTAATGAGAAGCCGGAACCCGGGAACTGAGTCCCCTTGTTCCGGCTTCTATATAAGTTGAACCAATATTCCTCTCTAACGAAACGTGATATTGCTATTTGCAACAAAAAAGGCCTTTTGAAATTTTAACGAAACAGGGTATCGTTATTAAGCTAAATAAGTACTTGCAAGTCTGATTTTATCCAAAATAACGATCTGTCGTTTCGTTAGATTTCATTTGTTTTTGTTTTTGAAGCAATAGCATTCTGTAGTTTCGTTAGAGAAACCTAAGCGAACGTAGAAGCGTTAGTACATGCTTCCGAGGCAGCCTTTTTTCAAAAAGCTTTCAGCTTCGAAAAATATCATTCCTCCCAGGTTAATTTTTCCAAAATGGGTTTTCTGTAGAGGAAATGGACCTTCTATAAAGGATTGGACTCTCTTACGTTCGTGGCTATGCAGTTATAGGAATCCGTTCAGGCGCGACATTTCCTGGGGCATCTGAAGCAGCAGGGCAAGCCAACGCTCCACATGCTGTTCCATTCGCTCGCTTGGTCCGATCGGACTAATAGCGGCCAGCACGTTACCGTTGGGCGACGCAATTCCGGTAACGCCGATATTACGCATATCGATAAAACACATTCTTGTCAGGGGGCTGGAAGGAAAATGATTTTGCCTGCCGAATCATTGTAAGTATCAGGTAGAAATAATGAGCACGTGCAAAGAGTAGCTTATTTAGGTGCGAATGTGAAGTGCACATGATTTTCCTGGGGGATTCGCACCAAGAATATCTTGATCTTTATACATAAATGGGATTAAAAGTAAAAGCAAGTGGTGATTATGAGGTATAAAGACGGTTTTTGCAGCCATTTTGGCTTGAAAATCGGAGTCGCATCCTATGCGGATGCGTGGATTGAAAGCTAAATAACGCGTTTTCTGAAACAGGAGCAAACGTCGCATCCTATGCGGATGCGTGGATTGAAAGCTCAAACGCGCATTTGATGGCAACTGGAGATTCCGTCGCATCCTATGCGGATGCGTGGATTGAAAGCATCCGCATCTGCTGTAATGCCAAGCAGTGTAAGTCGCATCCTATGCGGATGCGTGGATTGAAAGCATCCGCATCTGCTGTAATGCCAAGCAGTGTAAGTCGCATCCTATGCGGATGCGTGGATTGAAAGTTCAATAACGCATCTTTTTGACCGTCACCAGCAGAGTCGCATCCTATGCGGATGCGTGGATTGAAAGGCATTGAATTTATTTTTTATTCCTGGCCCGCAAGTCGCATCCTATGCGGATGCGTGGATTGAAAGTGATAATAATCAGGATTGCCAGCGTATCCCGTATCGGTCGCATCCTATGCGGATGCGTGGATTGAAAGCTACTCGGGGAATGCCTGCTACTGGACCGACTTGGTCGCATCCTATGCGGATGCGTGGATTG
Encoded proteins:
- a CDS encoding TIM-barrel domain-containing protein; translation: MFRFTRFRKSIMTWICIVLLLFTTLVPVSQQAFAGAATGAALAAEIPEAAVNEGDGAVTETPSEAPSEHPKAEVPNELPKEEVPSELPTAEVPNEPLKEEAPSELPKAEVPNEPPKEEAPSELPRKDVSAAPEENSYMNVQSDILDQEILVNLTDEGNIDWIRLGDEEKGIKARKNIGGEKIRFNVFNGGMNKFTDYIAKFTWNDGKPVAKGDNERYGTFVRDINGGWQITVPTSTREMKLKVYAGAWASKGKIEAFFSDNSVPVFVDNYDTVNDSAVRKVYSLSFKGSGAKQSLIVKGTVEGKYHDWGNVSLAAAGLWASASENAPVWPEGSALKATDITENSAVLSWNAAEDPNGVSEYRIYQDNVEIASVKGDATSYEVSGLAAGNTYHFSVEAGNQAGEWTINGPSTSVSTTRFHYIGDIVSFEREGDNTLVFDASPAKVRIKAVSPEIVKVWAEPAGEFDRKYESVAIVNDDLGGSLTLDEKGDYYEVRTSKLLIKVFKAPFRLEYYDLQGNLLSKSKEGKSMGWNGKGEVGVWNEVQSGEHFWGLGEKTESFDRSGQKIYEWGVDLGGASWDAMAPAVGEGRWYGANPHFMSSKGYSIYFDNTSRTCFDMGKSEPGTYSFSSLDPAAGGELLYYFIYGPTPKQMVQKLTDLTGKHFMPPMWAFGNMQSHWGYTQADIERVAKEYRQRQIPLDVMYSDIEWYAKYCAPSEWNSDNFPDPAGMFRKLRDLGMKVSFIDDPNITVSAKDYGIADDKGYFIRDSSGKTKNVNWPWGDESGVIDFFNPEARKWWGDLHNHLADLGVNAFWTDMNEPARYNADWRFWNGEGKEEGDIGEMHNAYAIMHQKSMFDWYKGYTQKRPFILTRSFFTGSQRYAAPWSGDIESGWESMGQQIGLGTGISLSGFNMWGFDIGGFSGNPTPDQFKRWIELASFMPVHRFHYAKWGNPQEAWENGAEDVARKYILQRQRLIPYFYSYMADSVIGTGMEGEYGSGGTGLPLMRAMMLEYPDDSATYNMDSQFMNGQSFLVAPVTDNGTMKDVYLPAGDWYDYSDGKTVYEGNRTLRYPAPLDKLPVFVKAGAIIPMTPAMQYVGEKKIDVMTMDVYPQRAGGTSSFVLYEDDGESLGYEQGRYSTTKFENTVHPGADGATNTFKINARQQGKGRFEPDPRSYMLQFHQTVRNDMTVRQDGIILQEYTSLNELEKAESGWFTDRNSLITYVKIPDRGQETVIELSGRLTGDNPFTVASSFNLSKLEAGKVLHADITVKNNGAYADTVLIMAALYDQAGDIVNVSSIPKTIGAGTAEVVKAGFKLPDRIQGHRVKIFVRDGSSPEAKPFKLLSNELVVQ
- a CDS encoding S-layer homology domain-containing protein, which gives rise to MKKHAGFMIAALFALFLMLPLSAGAEEAVAIKGMKAAMDKTTKKVSIEGMVVGSSAVNVTLKVLDPGGEIDYVDQTKSAENGKFSFAFTLSSSLKGTYTAYVGTERLSEPEKITFEYKDGSPGGGGDNGGVGGGNGGSGGNGSGAGGNPTAPSDSDLLQLQADGSVKAVIETKLEQDGTTAAGAVGEQDLQKGFAKAKAGQEGKKKAIIELKERKEAKKYALDLPVSYLSAHPEWIIEVRTPKAAAILPGHMLQEMEAKGKNFRFIIAEAKAEGVEKKVKEQIGPRPVIEILAEMDGKAIRWANELAPVTVKIPYSSGANEEAARIGVLDISEQGQAKAVPQAAYNKADQFVQFRTGHTGTYAVINTGMESSTPASQPFEDLGNYPWAQQAIGELAAKGIVKGTSPKTFSPADQVTRADFVLMLVRALDLQADAAGGFADVKPNDYYYEAVGIAKKLGIVTGISGERFEPKAEITRQDMMVMTARALEASGKGIQGKKEDLAGYQDAAKVADYAATSVAGLISQGLIQGSNGLIHPHSHATRAETAVLIYRIFRL